The following are from one region of the Stanieria cyanosphaera PCC 7437 genome:
- a CDS encoding S-layer homology domain-containing protein yields MFSNQPHNFYRWAISPKARHCVVASSLLFLVSACSNGATIENWLAADPELKKTLASSQVPEQIATSATTAIGNSSSSNSAINSSNPTSEQTISLPDDFPIEIPLYPKAQLTKVQPGLTTEKGKTNWESPDSLTQIASYYQQQLKANGWKIIKSFPENVQQGNNALTASRENLKVTVSLSQPTTDNKDNLISNQFAIAYQPIEDLPQLTTSETTNSSENLTDLEPNIETTASAVYFSDLDQTSEQLRPYIEDLAKLGILTAYSKEGKVEANKFAPNEPITRRDFARWLVEANNQFHGNAAGEKIHLATKSDRPAFQDISVNDPDFEIIQGLAEAGLIPSMLTDNSSKLLFQPDAPLTREDLLTWKVPLDLRKNLPTASIDAIKQSWGFQDTANISPQALQALFADFQNGDNSNMKRVFGYTTLFQPKKPVTRAEAAASLWYFGFQGDGITALEVVKGESINQSAVNSQP; encoded by the coding sequence GTGTTTTCAAATCAACCACACAACTTTTATCGCTGGGCGATCTCACCGAAAGCGAGGCACTGCGTGGTCGCTAGCAGTTTGCTCTTTTTGGTTTCTGCTTGTAGTAATGGTGCGACGATTGAAAATTGGTTAGCTGCCGATCCTGAACTTAAAAAAACTTTAGCTAGTAGTCAAGTTCCTGAACAAATAGCAACTTCAGCTACTACTGCGATTGGAAATTCTAGCTCTTCTAACTCTGCAATTAATTCTTCTAATCCTACTTCGGAACAGACTATCAGTTTACCGGACGATTTTCCCATTGAAATTCCTCTTTATCCCAAAGCTCAATTAACCAAAGTACAACCAGGTTTAACTACAGAAAAAGGCAAAACAAACTGGGAGTCACCAGACTCTTTGACTCAAATAGCTAGTTATTATCAACAACAACTCAAAGCCAATGGCTGGAAAATTATCAAATCTTTTCCTGAGAATGTTCAACAAGGAAATAATGCTTTAACTGCTAGTAGGGAAAACTTAAAAGTAACAGTTTCTCTTAGTCAACCGACCACGGATAATAAAGATAATTTAATTTCCAATCAATTTGCGATCGCGTATCAACCGATTGAAGATTTACCTCAATTAACTACTTCAGAAACAACTAACTCATCTGAAAATTTAACTGATCTAGAACCTAATATAGAAACTACAGCATCAGCAGTTTATTTTAGCGATCTCGATCAAACTTCAGAACAACTACGTCCTTATATAGAGGATTTGGCAAAATTAGGTATACTAACAGCTTACTCTAAAGAAGGCAAAGTTGAAGCCAATAAATTTGCACCGAATGAACCTATTACTCGTAGAGATTTTGCTCGCTGGTTAGTAGAAGCTAACAATCAATTTCATGGCAACGCTGCTGGAGAAAAAATTCATTTAGCAACTAAAAGCGATCGTCCAGCTTTTCAAGATATTAGCGTTAATGACCCTGATTTTGAGATTATTCAAGGATTGGCAGAAGCAGGATTAATCCCTTCCATGCTAACCGATAATAGTAGCAAATTATTATTTCAACCCGATGCACCTTTAACCAGAGAAGATTTATTAACTTGGAAAGTACCTCTAGATTTAAGAAAAAATTTACCTACTGCTTCAATTGATGCAATTAAGCAAAGTTGGGGTTTTCAAGATACAGCAAATATCTCACCTCAAGCATTGCAAGCGTTATTTGCCGATTTTCAAAATGGTGACAACTCAAATATGAAGCGTGTGTTTGGTTACACAACTTTATTTCAACCAAAAAAACCAGTAACTCGCGCTGAAGCTGCTGCTTCTCTTTGGTACTTTGGTTTTCAAGGAGATGGAATTACTGCCTTAGAAGTTGTCAAAGGAGAAAGTATCAATCAGTCGGCAGTCAACAGTCAACCATAA
- a CDS encoding GDSL-type esterase/lipase family protein produces the protein MEIKKILFIFLFSLAVFIACSDRSLNSQSFQQIAADNSNFQYIGRVDRQNPQAPIFSFPATACLFNFEGTSLKLKLADDNWGESNYIGVYLDNNPKPIIIHLNSGNEPQVYEVAKKLEDKNHQALIVKRNDYITGEFSFHGILIDNNKNLLSPPQLTNRKIEVYGDSISAGSTVEYEQTGTQDPSGDTNHLSNSYLSFGAMLARDYQAQLSLVAQAGIALVDGYGFWHDGIGMEAVYDQIKPLKDAPSWDFNQYIPNLVIVALGQNDASSIDLNSDLTSTEWKQHYKNFVANLRSKYPNAYFICMFPNMYHDRAWDNYLNEAVTEYKNEQQDNKIHSLITEQVTPGHPRVSEQQLMADALKNLIDTTLVQDGFSW, from the coding sequence ATGGAAATCAAAAAAATTTTATTTATTTTCTTATTTAGTTTAGCTGTATTTATTGCTTGTAGCGATCGCTCTCTTAACTCACAAAGTTTTCAACAAATAGCAGCAGACAATAGTAATTTTCAATACATTGGTAGAGTTGACCGACAAAATCCTCAAGCTCCAATTTTTAGTTTTCCTGCTACAGCTTGTCTGTTTAATTTTGAAGGTACAAGTTTAAAACTTAAATTAGCTGATGATAATTGGGGAGAAAGTAATTATATTGGTGTTTATCTTGATAATAATCCCAAACCGATTATTATTCATTTAAATAGTGGCAACGAACCCCAAGTTTATGAAGTAGCGAAAAAATTAGAAGACAAAAATCATCAAGCTTTAATAGTTAAAAGAAATGATTATATTACAGGGGAATTCTCTTTTCATGGCATTCTGATTGATAACAATAAAAACTTACTTTCACCACCACAACTAACTAATCGTAAAATTGAAGTTTATGGAGATTCAATTTCAGCCGGTTCAACAGTAGAATACGAGCAAACAGGTACTCAAGATCCATCAGGAGATACAAATCATTTATCTAATAGTTATCTTTCCTTTGGAGCAATGTTAGCTAGAGATTATCAAGCTCAATTGAGTTTAGTTGCTCAAGCAGGAATAGCTTTAGTAGATGGTTATGGTTTTTGGCATGATGGTATTGGCATGGAAGCAGTTTACGATCAAATAAAACCTCTTAAAGATGCACCGAGTTGGGATTTTAATCAATATATTCCTAATTTAGTTATAGTTGCTCTGGGACAAAATGATGCCTCAAGCATCGATCTCAACTCTGATCTAACCAGTACAGAATGGAAACAGCATTATAAAAACTTTGTGGCTAATCTTCGTAGTAAATATCCTAATGCTTATTTTATTTGTATGTTTCCTAATATGTATCACGACCGCGCTTGGGATAATTATTTAAACGAAGCAGTAACAGAATACAAAAATGAACAACAAGACAATAAAATTCATTCTTTAATTACAGAACAAGTTACGCCCGGTCATCCTAGAGTAAGCGAACAACAATTAATGGCAGATGCTCTTAAAAATTTAATTGATACCACCTTAGTTCAAGATGGTTTTAGTTGGTAA